A window of Bacillus sp. DX3.1 genomic DNA:
GTCTTTGGAAGCATCACCGTTTGAAACTATGGCTTGATTTATATCCGGTGTCCTCAGAAGAAAAGAAAAAGGATTTTCTTAGCCTGTTAAATGCGTTACTTTGCATCGGCGGTGTCATTTTCACAATCGTATTTGCTGTCGCAACAAAAGATCTGATCATGACATGTATTTTATTTGCTGGCAGTATATTATTTAGTATCGGCTTTGTGTATCAATATGGAGCAAAGCGTATCGATCGTCTAAATTGAAGAGGATGTTCAAAAAGTCCGGTAAAGATAGCTGTCGCATTTCTTTGTTACGTTGCCAGTCCGGTACTCGTGTAGTTCCATCTACACTCCGTATCCTCCTGGCTTCCGTGCCTCGAACTGCTCGGCTCTCTTTATCCTCCTTTTTGAACACGAACTAGAGGATGTTCAAAAAGTCCGGTAAAGATAGCTGTCGCATTTCTTCGTTACGTTGCCAGTCCGGTACTCGTGTAGTTCCAGCTACACTCCGTATCCGCCTTTTTGAACACGCACTTGAAAGGAAGGAACTTATGACTGATTATGAAAAGAAGGTCATAATAGAAGTGCAACAGTGGAAGAATACCATCACGAAAGATTCTTCTATGATGACGCGTTTATCCAAAAAAGTACAAACGAAAGTGCAACAGCTTATTCCCGAAAAAGTACAAAGCGTGTTAACGGAAACGATTAAAAAAATGGTGCAGAGCATTAGTGCTGGTTCCAATTTTATAAAACCAAAATTAAAAGAAACAGATTGGTCATTGCAAAGAAGAGATGAAGAAGTGTTCAAAAAAATGGACGAGTATAAAAAGATTGCAGCGGCAGAAGGGGCAGGAACTGGAGCAGGTGGTATTTTACTTGGACTGGCTGATTTTCCGCTTCTACTTAGCATTAAAATTAAATTTTTATTTGATGCAGCTACCATTTATGGATTTGATACGAGTAAAGAAGAAGAGCGTCTTTTTATTCTTCATGTCTTCCAACTTGCTTTTTCAAGCGATGACCACCGCAGAGA
This region includes:
- a CDS encoding EcsC family protein; the encoded protein is MTDYEKKVIIEVQQWKNTITKDSSMMTRLSKKVQTKVQQLIPEKVQSVLTETIKKMVQSISAGSNFIKPKLKETDWSLQRRDEEVFKKMDEYKKIAAAEGAGTGAGGILLGLADFPLLLSIKIKFLFDAATIYGFDTSKEEERLFILHVFQLAFSSDDHRREIWKAIETWDTNKENHVDWEKFQQEYRDYIDLAKMLQLVPIIGAPVGAYANYQLLQRLGEVTMNCYRVRLLQQQGISI